A window of Brachyhypopomus gauderio isolate BG-103 unplaced genomic scaffold, BGAUD_0.2 sc54, whole genome shotgun sequence genomic DNA:
actgcacggagaagctctttaaacagaagtatatgccgctcttacacaaaagtagctgaataaaaacattagaagagccatgactttagacatttttaaatcaaagtttaaaatacttctcacttatttttctggaacggcactttaatgtttttttccctttattgcacgtattgcatcatttacatcatacatatatgtggcgagtgtaaattgttagcggaggggaggtgtaaatggacacaaattaagtattatatcgcgatcgatcgccaagtataaacgcctccgccaagcagagtgttgaggagcgatttcgactggaggatcgtgctccattttttattattaatttttaactgatgctggtccagcgtgtcgcgtgccactgattatgcctcggcgtgccaacggtggcccgcgtgccatatgttgccgacccctgctgtagagcctttgaatattaaaaccattgtcgaaattaagctcagatgtgaccagtaatgtagcgcaagtaaaagaagaacacgatcacacagtctcattgaaaatgtaggagttaatgaataaagtgcaccaacgcaaaacccgtgacataatccaaataaagtttgaagaccagtattgttttgatataatcaggcattgcttttaatcctcataattatggagagctagctattgtatgctcaccgtgtacatctttcgccaagagaaattcgtgggcagagtttaattacatctttgcgggagtcattgagttggattaactctgatttgatcaactctgtccgataactccaacactccatcgtcatttgattatatcaaaacaatactagtcttcaaactttatttggattatgtcacgggttttgcgttggtgcactttattcattaactcctacattttcaatgagactgtgtgatcgcgtccttcttttactttacttgctgagcttaatttcgacaatggtaataatattcaaaggctctacagcaggggtcggcaacctatggcacgcgggccaccgttggcacgccgaggcataatcagtggcacgcgacacgctggaccagcatcggcaaaaaaattaataataaaaaatagagcacgatcctccaatcgaaatcgctcctcaacgctctgctcggcggaggcgcttatacatggcgatcgatcgcgatataatacataatttgtgtccatttacacctcccctccgctaccaatttacactcgccacatatacaggactgtctcagaaaattagaatattgtgataaagtgctttattttccgtaatgcaattaaaaaaaatgaaatgtcatacattgtggatacattacaaatcaactgaaatattgcaagcctttaattgttttaatatagctgattatggcgtacagcttaagaaaactcaaaaatcctatctcaaaatattagaatatctTGAAAAAGTATCCTAGTAGGCTATTCAACTAATCACTTGAATCGTCTAATTAACTCGAAACACCTGCAAGTGTTTCCTGAGTCTTGAAAAACACTCAGCTTGGTTCAGTAAACTAAATCTCAAGTATGGGGAAGACTGCTGATCTGACTGCTGTCCAGAGGACCATCATTGACACCCTCCATCAGGAGGGtaagaaacaaaaagaaattTCTCAAAGAGCAGGCTGTTCACAGAGTGCAGTTTCAAAGCACATTCACAAAAAGTCTGTTGGAAGGGGGAAATGTGGCAGGAAACGCTGCACAACCAAGAGGGATGACCGCAGCCTTAACAACATTGTGAAGAAGAGCCGCTTCCAGAATTTGGGGGAGCTTCAAAGACAGTGGACTGAAGCTGGAGTCCAGGTATCAAAAGCCACTGTTCACAGACGTGTCCGGGAAATGGGCTACAATAGCCGTATTCCCATGGTCAAGCCACTTCTGAACTCAAGACAACGGAAGAAGCGTCTGACTTGGGCTATGGAAAAGAAGCACTGGACAGTTGCAGAGTGGTCCAAAGTCCTCTTTTCAGACGAAAGCAAgttttgtatgtcatttggtaGTCAAGGCGCCAGAGTCTGGAGAAAGGCTGGAGAGGAGCAAAATCCAAGTTGCTTGAAATCCAGTGTGAAGTTCCCGCAGTCAGCGATGGTTTGGGGAGCCATgtcagctgctggtgttggtccacTGTGTTTTATCAAGTCCAGAGTAAATGCAGTTGTGTACCAAGAGATTTTAGAGCACTACATGCTTCTATCTGCTGAAAAGCTCTATGGAGATGATGCtttcattttccagcatgatctgGCACCTGCCCACAGTGCCAAAACCACCAGTAACTGGTGTACTGACCATGGCATTGCTGTTCTTGATTGGCCTGCCAATTCCCCTGACCTGAACCCCATAGAGAATTTGTGGGGTATtgtgaagaagaagatgaaagaCACCAGACCCAATAATGCAAATGAGCTAAAGGCCGCTATTGAAGCATCCTGGTcatccataacacctcagcaatgccacaggctgattgccTCCATGCCACGCCGCATTGATGCAGTAATCTGTGCAAAAGGATTCCCAACTAAGTACTGAGtgcattaatggacattttcaaatgtttgattttgttttgctgttatatatatatttttttacttggTCTGAGGaaatattctaatattttgagataggatttttgagttttcttaagctgtacgccataatcagctatattaaaacaattaaaggcttgcaatatttcagttgatttgtaatgtatccacaatgtatgacatttcattttttttaattgcattacggaaaataaagcactttatcacaatattctaattttctgagacagtcctgtatatgatgtacaaatgatgcaatacgtgcaataaaggaaaaacattaaagtgccgttccagaaaaataagtgagaagtattttaaacttttatttaaaaatgtctaaagtcatggctcttctaatgtttttattcagctacttttgtgtaagagcggcatatacttctgtttaaagagcttctccgtgcagtttccgccttcttttggcagatctgttaagatgattggctgcattaaaaaatgattgacagctaactctggctgataattggcttaataaaaattgattgacaacgaaagtctagtatctgattggctgcattcgaaaatgattgacacatgatacgccctttacccacgcccaccggggctccgggctgcagcattacatatatgccggcctgcagcattacccttctcgtTCCGAGCAAACAAGGCGAAACCCTGTGTCGGAGCGCGGATCACGTTAAGGAAAACCACGTGACCAACACAGTTCGTTTGGTTGAGAACGCGCCAAATTGTATTTATAAGGGAGAAAATGTATCGACACGTTTGTAGGTTTTGTTGGATGGAGTTTGTGTTCTTTGTGTTGAATTGGTTTTTTGGCTTGTCATTAAATACAATGGATCAACCAAGGAAGAGAAAGTTTTCTCCCGTGTGGGATCATTTTGATCTCATCACTGAGAATAAGGTACATGATTATTCAGCTCTCGTTTTCACTGTTGATATTTTTATTTTGGGTTATTCTAACTTCTTTATCAAGgatattttaattgttttactTTGACCTTTATtacatttgacttttatttcttttgtaggTGAAATGTAGGATTTGCTCCCAGGAGCTGTCTTACTGTAACTGGAGCACTTCCACAATGCTGAGGCATTATCGTGCCCGGCATGAGAAGGAAGAACCGGTTGACACGCACGTGATCAACCCTGGTGCTTCCAGAAAGCAGGCGATTGATGAGGCTGTAGTGAATATAATTACAGACTGTCAGCCGCTTAGCCTTGTGGAAGACAAGGGGTTCAGAGAGCTGCTCCAACTCCTTAAGCCCTCATATGTTCTGCCAAGCAGAAAGGTATGTGAAACAAACTGATGCATGgatgtaattttgtaataaaaagtgggggggacatggatcgtcgctatttaaatatttggttttaaccataaaaactgggggggacttttgaaaaagtgggggggacatgtcacccccgcccccgcccccccaaattacgtccctGAACTGATGAATGGGTGTAATACACATTAACAACGTATATGCATGTTCTGTGCTGTCATTCATTAATGTACTCCATTTGTGCTACTAATGTTAGGCTATCAAGACCATGATTAgccagagggaggaagagaaaaaGGAGCAAGTAAAAAAAGAACTGAAGAGTGCAGTTGCAGTTAGCCTAGCCTAGCGTCGGACATGTGGACATCCATCAACATGGAGGCGTACCTGGACATCCATCAACATGGAGGCCTACCTGGACATCCATCAACATGGAGGCCTACCTGGACATCCATCAACATGGAGGCGTACCTGGCTGTGTCTTGTCACTATGTGGACAGTGAGAACCATACATTGTGTACATCAATGCTGGGAGTGGAACACTTTCCTCAGCAGCACACCGCTGAAAATATGGCCCAAGTAAAATCAAACTTAGAGGAGTGGGCCATTGCAGAGAAAGTGACATGTCTGGTCACAGATGCAGCTGCAAACATGATTTCATGTGTCAAAAAGCTCCAAATCAGGCACACGATTTGCATAGCGCATTCTTTAAATTTAACAGTCCGAAAATCATGCGACCAACACTGACACTCACTGATGTCCAAAATAAAGCAAGGCAGATAGTAACATACTTTAGAAGCAGTACTACAGCAAAAGAGAAGCTGGCACAAGTTCAGCTACAGATGGGAGGACCAGTGAAGAAATGAATGACTGAGGTGTCAACTAGATGGAACAGCATATATATAATGCTGGAACGCATTGTGGAAAAGAAGGAGTCGGTATCCCTGGCCTCTTTAAAAAGTGATATACCTCAGCTAACTACAGATGATTACAAAATCATAGAGGAGACACTCTGTGTGCTTGCTCCATTTAATCAAGCAACAGTGGAGCTCTCTGAGGAAAAAAGTGTCTGGATCAAAAGTAATCCCAATGCTTAAAATGTTGCACCACTCACAAATGCATTAAATGTAACCACGGAAATTGCTATTAATCTTGTTGAAAACCTTAAAAGAAGACTGCTAGAAACACTGTGCAACCTGGAGTCATTAAGTGTAATGACAATACCAACACTGCTGGACCCTCGGTTCAAGACGATGGCATTCTTAAGTGCGTCAAAAGCCAATGAAGCAGTGAAACTATTAAAACCGGAGTGCGCAGCAGAAATGAGAAAGGCTGTACCAACACAAATGGAACATGACCAAGCTGGACCTTCAACTCAAACGTCTGCTCCCAGTTCAGGTATTTCATGATTGTtaattgtgtttatttgtattgTATTATTCTTGCAAATCATTCCATGTGATTAGAAATACATAATTAGTAATGTAGATGCATTAAATTTATTCATCAGATGACAACCTGTGGCAGCAGCTGGACATGGACGTCAAGGAGAGCCAGTCCAAATCAAATGTCACCACTGATTCAGTTATTGAGGTACAAAGGTACATCTCTGAGGCGAACACACCAAGATCACAGGATCCATTAAAATACTGGGAAACACAAAGACTTCATTACCCTACTTTATATAAACTGGCAATGAAATATCTATGTACGCCGTCATCATCAGTGCCCTGTCAAAGAGTCTTTTCAAAAGCAGGAGAAATTGTATGTAAATGGCCTGAGCCCAAATATTTTAAAGCAGCTGATGTTTCTAAATAAAAACTTGTGAATGAACCTTGTTCAGTCTGTTTCCCGTTTTTATTGAAGTTGCCTGCAATGACTCTTTAAATCCAGTAGATGTCATTAAGTGATACAGCAACACTGTTTCAACACTGTGTCGACACAGTTTGGGGAAATGTGCCATACACCCATGAGGCCTCGTCTGCCCATCActaattattggcacccctagTTAAAATGTGTCAAAAAGTCAACACGCTCCTGGACCTGTTTCCTGAAGTCAACACACTCCTACATTTTTCCATGTTGTCAACACACTTTTcataacttttatttttacacgtagagtacacagacacacgcaacTAGGTTCAGATATAGAACAACAATGACATGACACAGAcgcacaaaactgggcactagtcattttaatgccagacatagtttacagaccgacatacagtagatttactgacagatcccgcatcttctacactataaaaaaacttccactagcaaaaatatggtggaaagagtactgaaaaattgtaatcgagtaaaagtatcattactttgcctaaaatctactcagagtaaaagtaaaattacccatctcaaaatttactcgggtaaaagtacaaaagtacttcatttaaaatgtaatttgagtaaaggttacttagttactttcagttatttaatgcatggatgaatccagggtatctgcacatttttaaatctcaaattcaatgacttttaagacctttttaatacctctcacaagaaaaaataatactattgcTGGGGATGaaaaattgttgacggggagaggcgaacgaaaattgttgactagcgctaggaccacggAGCGGATGTTtcctgcatggtcctagcgctagattcggcaaagttcacatcgcgccattTACCaggcggagtatacggccgttgCGGAAATTATAATATACATATCGTCTGTAAAATAAACCAGAAGAACTgagcaacacacacttataataatttaatgcctcccctcataaaattccagacattttaagacatttttaggccttgaatatggaaaactaaatttaagacattttaagactttttaaggacccgcgggtaccctgtgaatcatgaaccaaattcagcacaagttgttttaatcaatttcaaagtgtatttacagtttttctctatTGCCAAAACACAAAACCCAGTACTCTAAACAAAATGACCAGTTACCTAAACACATTTAGTAAATCTATCCCCCATTtgccacaaccacaaacacaatTCACCTGTAGACACTGTTCTCAAAACTCATCCCCTTTttctcaaaactctaaacacatttTGCCTTGCTAAAACACATTTTGCATATATCTCTGCTCCAATATGCACTGTGAAGCCCATGTGATGCAAAATGCCACCCACAGtcagcaaaacctgaacacaaTCAACATACCTGGTGTCATTCAGGAAACACAACGACTCATACTTGAAAACACATGTTGCAAATGATGTGACCACACCTATATAAGTCAGTCTGCTGAAGGTTCCAAATACAAATGGATGATCAAGGCAGAAGAAGAGGAGTTTGtgtcagaggagggagaggagtgggTCAAGGAGTGGGCCAGAGAGGAGCGGGTCAAGGAGTGGGCCAGAGAGGAGCGGGTCAAGGAGTGGGCCAGAGAGGAGCGGGCCGAGGAGTGGGCCAGAGAGGAGCGGGTCAAGGAGTGGGCCAGAGAGGAGCGGGCCAGAGAGGAGCGGGTCAAGGAGTGGGCCAGAGAGGAGCAGGTCAAGGAGTGGGCCAGAGAGGGCGAGAAGCAGTCCAAAGAGGAGCAGGTCAAGGAGTGGGCCAGAGAGGGCGAGAAGCAGTCCAAAGAGGAGCAGGccaaggagggagaggagaaggagggcaAGCAAGACAACACATTTTCATTACAGATGAAATGAGAGCAACAGTCATTGACCATGTCATTGTCCACGGCATGACAATGACCGAAGCGGGACAACGAGTCCAACCTAACCTCAGCAGATTCTCAGTGGCCACCATTATTCGGGCCTTCAGAGAACACAACAGGTACTGTATGTACTAGGTTTTTAGTCCCTACTCTACACTAGATGTTTACAGTATACAGTACTATAGTGGAGTGCACCTACATACAGACAAGTGCAATCATGGTTACAGTAAAAGTGTGTACTGCAAGGACCATTTCTGACCAAATGACTGTTTCTCTAGAGTTGAAAGATTGCCATTTGCAGGTGGGAGGCCTTCCAGATTCACACCAGCCCAAGAGGTCCTCATTGTGGATATGGTCCGTGAGAACAATATGATAAGACTACGGGAGATACAGGAGAGGATCATTGGTGACAATGTGAACTTTCAGAACATTGACAATGTCAGCCTGACAACCATAGACAGAGTCCTCAAGTGCCAGAGAGTACGCATGAAGCAGGCCTATAGGGTACCCTTTGAGCGCAACTCTGACAGAATAAAACACCTACGTCACCAGTATGTCCAAGTAAGTACAGTACAATCCATGTACACGGTGGCCTacagtactttttttttttttttttttttttttttgtgctgtaTTGACTGTGTCTGAACACCTGAAAACGCTTTTTGTTTCCACAGAGGATCTTCGAGTTGGAGTCCATGGCCAGACCCCAGGAATTTATATTTGTGGATGAGGCTGGCTTCAACCTCAacaaaaggaggaggagaggccgTAACATCATAGGATGGAGAGCTATCGTTGATGTGCCGGGCCAACGTGGAGGAAACATCACTCTCTGCGCTGCCATGAGTTCTAGAGGGCTTCTCCACCGGCATGCTGAACTTGGTGCCTACAACACTGAGCGTCTCCTAACCTTCCTAGGAGAGCTCAGAGATGTTTTGCATAACAATGATTTGTTTTTGATGAGGTCCTGTGGACCGACCCAGCCCGACGACGTGATGCCGCCCAATGATTTCAGTGTCAACATACAACATACTGTGTCAATTTACAATTTACAGAAATCGCACCCTGAACATTGTTTTGGATTGTTACTGTACTGTATCTATTGTGTGTAATGGATCCTCCATGGAGGTTATAGTACTCATTTCTGCATTGAGTTGTGATATTACTGCATTTTCTGCATTATTCATTATTTCTATAGTCTATAGTAAATGCCCAATACTTGAGAATAAATAAGGGTTGCTCAAATGCATCCTGGCAGTTGTGAAACTGTAAAAAGAACACACTTCTCACACTTTGAAAATTATGTTTCCAATATTTCTGGTAATGTGGTTAATGATGCTCAGTAGTGTGTACATTTTTGCAGGCCTTGAGCGGTATTGTGGTGTCAAAGTTTGCTTTTGAGCATATGAGcaactgttttggtgtgatgggtTGGTGTTGAACATATGAGCAACTGTTTTGGTGGGATGGGTTGGTGTTGAACATATGAGcaactgttttggtgtgatgggtTGGTTTTGAAAAAAGACTgcggttgtgtgtatgtgtgacgcGCGGGTCGTGGCGAGgaacgagacacggaatccctcttgcaactgacgtcacttttattcttTAATGTGTATTGcacaatagcgcacgataaacattcAAAACATACAACGCGacgtgcagactttagacaacgacgagcacaggacactgcgcgagcgcacattaaatagacgaaccacatca
This region includes:
- the LOC143488708 gene encoding uncharacterized protein LOC143488708 — protein: MIKAEEEEFVSEEGEEWVKEWAREERVKEWAREERVKEWAREERAEEWAREERVKEWAREERAREERVKEWAREEQVKEWAREGEKQSKEEQVKEWAREDEMRATVIDHVIVHGMTMTEAGQRVQPNLSRFSVATIIRAFREHNRVERLPFAGGRPSRFTPAQEVLIVDMVRENNMIRLREIQERIIGDNVNFQNIDNVSLTTIDRVLKCQRVRMKQAYRVPFERNSDRIKHLRHQYVQRIFELESMARPQEFIFVDEAGFNLNKRRRRGRNIIGWRAIVDVPGQRGGNITLCAAMSSRGLLHRHAELGAYNTERLLTFLGELRDVLHNNDLFLMRSCGPTQPDDVMPPNDFSVNIQHTVSIYNLQKSHPEHCFGLLLYCIYCV